In Cyanobium sp. AMD-g, one genomic interval encodes:
- a CDS encoding cell division protein SepF, with amino-acid sequence MSLFSRLRAVVSGDDYLDGDFDDELDYDPGDTTTSTSASSSAIRNPGALALSTDFSSDDPFAGTNVIGMPGITSAVAEVCLMEPRSFDEMPRAIQALRERKTVILNLTMMEPDQAQRAVDFVAGGTFAIDGHQERVGESIFLFAPSCVTVTTAGGEDAASPTVVSGRTSPVDDQQDAAPSPAWGRSDAMV; translated from the coding sequence GTGTCGTTGTTCTCCCGCCTGCGTGCCGTCGTCTCCGGTGACGACTATCTCGATGGCGACTTCGACGACGAACTCGACTACGACCCCGGTGACACCACCACCAGCACCAGCGCCTCTTCCTCGGCCATCAGAAACCCCGGAGCCCTGGCTCTGAGCACGGATTTTTCCAGCGACGATCCCTTTGCCGGAACCAACGTCATCGGCATGCCTGGGATCACCAGCGCCGTGGCCGAGGTGTGCCTGATGGAACCGCGCAGCTTCGACGAAATGCCCCGGGCGATTCAGGCCCTCAGGGAGCGCAAGACCGTCATCCTCAATCTCACGATGATGGAGCCGGATCAGGCCCAGCGGGCCGTTGATTTCGTGGCCGGTGGCACCTTCGCCATCGACGGTCACCAGGAGCGGGTGGGCGAAAGCATCTTCCTGTTCGCCCCCAGCTGCGTCACCGTCACCACCGCCGGTGGTGAGGATGCCGCCTCCCCCACCGTGGTCTCCGGGCGCACCAGCCCTGTCGACGACCAGCAGGACGCCGCCCCCAGCCCCGCCTGGGGCCGTTCGGATGCCATGGTCTGA
- a CDS encoding YggS family pyridoxal phosphate-dependent enzyme has translation MEEVSPEAAEGVGSSLEQRLHTFRAALPATTRLLAVSKGHPADLVRQAAALGQRSFGESRLQEAIAKQEALADLPDLDWHFIGRLQANKARAVLRRFGTIHSVDSLELAWRLQRIAAEEGLAPGILLQVKFRPDPAKTGFDPAEVRALGADLERLQPLRCLGLMTIAPLGLTPESRLTLFRDCRALADGLGLHDCSMGMSGDWREAVTAGSTWVRLGSVLFGSRPIQP, from the coding sequence ATGGAGGAGGTGTCGCCGGAGGCGGCCGAAGGGGTTGGCTCCAGCCTGGAGCAGAGGTTGCACACCTTCCGGGCGGCGCTGCCTGCCACCACCAGGCTGCTGGCGGTGTCCAAGGGCCATCCGGCCGATCTGGTGCGCCAGGCGGCGGCCCTGGGCCAGCGAAGCTTCGGGGAGAGCCGTTTGCAGGAGGCCATCGCCAAACAGGAGGCCCTGGCCGACCTGCCCGATCTCGACTGGCATTTCATCGGCCGGTTGCAGGCCAACAAGGCCCGCGCCGTGCTGCGCCGCTTCGGCACGATCCACTCCGTCGACAGCCTGGAGCTGGCCTGGCGGCTGCAGCGGATCGCCGCCGAGGAAGGGCTGGCCCCTGGGATCCTTCTGCAGGTGAAGTTCCGCCCCGACCCGGCCAAGACCGGTTTCGACCCCGCCGAGGTGCGCGCCCTGGGGGCCGACCTGGAGCGCCTGCAGCCCCTGCGCTGTCTTGGACTGATGACCATCGCCCCGTTGGGTCTCACGCCTGAGTCCCGCCTGACCCTGTTCCGGGACTGTCGCGCTCTGGCTGATGGGCTGGGGCTCCACGACTGCTCGATGGGGATGAGCGGCGACTGGCGCGAGGCCGTCACGGCCGGCAGCACCTGGGTGCGTCTCGGCAGTGTGCTGTTTGGAAGTCGCCCAATCCAGCCATGA
- a CDS encoding PipX family protein: protein MSTERYLNHPTFGMLYRVAPVAESRDLYATLYAQRIFFLVTLQERGAHFEVIPLMDARHFAEQNLARCRREGPEAQARWRQLFDQTFI, encoded by the coding sequence GTGAGCACGGAGCGCTATCTGAACCACCCCACCTTCGGGATGCTCTATCGGGTAGCGCCGGTGGCTGAGAGCCGCGATCTCTACGCCACTCTCTACGCCCAGCGCATCTTCTTCCTGGTGACACTCCAGGAGCGCGGGGCCCATTTCGAGGTGATCCCTCTGATGGACGCCCGCCACTTCGCCGAGCAGAACCTGGCTCGCTGCCGCCGTGAGGGGCCTGAGGCCCAGGCCCGCTGGCGCCAGCTCTTCGACCAGACCTTCATCTGA
- a CDS encoding energy-coupling factor transporter transmembrane protein EcfT — translation MDWLRQLPIGQYVDEGESGREAGGSWLKRLDPRVKLVWTVAFLVTPILAGPLWRLALVGLLLLITAVSGLPWRLWRQSLPLLIALALLVGLLSALLPAAGGAPASLQRPPGELRLVPGSAGAPPPSRAGLSWELVRWGPVMAGPLELGPLVVTRRSAELGINGATLLFTVIHSANLLLLSTPPEELVWTIAWWLAPLKALGWPVERLGFTLLLSLRFLPLVQEELQNLLRSIATRAVSLRRLGWKASLGLVLAVGERLLANVLLRSEQGAEALMARGGMWLPPDRLHQPAATPTGASLAAVLALAVLLALRWKVGAL, via the coding sequence ATGGACTGGTTGCGGCAACTGCCGATCGGGCAGTACGTCGATGAGGGTGAATCGGGCCGCGAGGCTGGCGGCAGCTGGCTGAAGCGGCTCGACCCGCGGGTGAAGCTGGTCTGGACGGTGGCGTTCCTGGTGACGCCGATCCTGGCCGGTCCGCTCTGGCGTCTGGCTCTGGTGGGTCTGCTGTTGTTGATCACCGCCGTCAGCGGCCTGCCGTGGCGTCTCTGGCGCCAGAGCTTGCCGCTGCTGATCGCTCTGGCGCTGCTGGTGGGTCTGCTGAGTGCCCTGTTGCCGGCCGCCGGGGGGGCGCCGGCCAGCCTCCAGCGCCCCCCTGGTGAGCTGCGCCTGGTCCCCGGATCTGCCGGTGCCCCACCTCCGTCGCGGGCCGGCCTGTCCTGGGAGCTGGTGCGCTGGGGCCCCGTGATGGCCGGTCCCCTGGAGCTGGGCCCCCTGGTGGTGACCCGCCGTTCCGCCGAACTGGGCATCAACGGCGCCACCCTGCTGTTCACCGTCATCCACAGCGCCAATCTGCTGCTGCTTTCCACCCCGCCCGAGGAGCTGGTCTGGACCATCGCCTGGTGGTTGGCTCCCCTCAAGGCGCTGGGCTGGCCCGTGGAGCGTCTCGGCTTCACCCTGCTGCTGTCCCTGCGCTTTCTGCCCCTGGTGCAGGAGGAGTTGCAGAACCTGCTGCGCTCGATCGCCACCCGGGCGGTGAGCCTGCGCCGGCTGGGCTGGAAGGCCAGTCTCGGACTGGTGCTGGCCGTGGGGGAGCGGCTGCTGGCCAACGTGCTGCTGCGCTCCGAGCAGGGGGCCGAAGCCCTGATGGCACGCGGCGGGATGTGGCTCCCTCCCGACCGCCTGCATCAGCCGGCGGCCACACCCACCGGCGCCAGCCTGGCGGCGGTGCTGGCCCTGGCGGTGCTGCTGGCGCTGCGCTGGAAAGTCGGTGCCCTTTAA
- the der gene encoding ribosome biogenesis GTPase Der — MALPVVAVIGRPNVGKSTLVNRLCGSREAIVHDQPGVTRDRTYQEGFWGDRIFRVVDTGGLVFDDDSEFLPEIREQANLALAEASVAVVIVDGQQGVTAADESIAEWLRSQSVPVLLGVNKCESPDQGLAMAADFWGLGLGEPHPISAIHGAGTGDLLDRVISFLPATTETDEAEPIQLAIIGRPNVGKSSLLNAICGENRAIVSPIRGTTRDTIDTTLEREGLTWKLLDTAGIRRRRSVDYGPEYFGITRSFKAIERSDVCVLVIDALDGVTEQDQRLAGRIEEDGRACAVVVNKWDLIEKDSHTMSAMEKELRAKLYFLDWAPMLFTSALTGQRVESIFAIAAVAVEQHRRRVSTSVVNEVLQEALRWRSPPTTRGGRQGRLYYGTQVATRPPSFTLFVNDPKLFGDTYRRYVERQIREALGFEGSPVRLFWRGKQQRDAEKEQARQQSRGG; from the coding sequence TTGGCGCTCCCCGTCGTCGCCGTGATCGGCCGCCCCAACGTGGGCAAGTCCACCCTGGTCAACAGGCTCTGCGGCAGCCGTGAGGCCATCGTTCATGACCAGCCCGGCGTGACCCGGGATCGCACCTACCAGGAGGGCTTCTGGGGCGACCGCATCTTCCGGGTGGTGGACACCGGCGGCCTGGTGTTCGACGACGACAGTGAATTCCTGCCTGAGATCCGGGAGCAGGCCAACCTGGCCCTGGCCGAGGCGTCGGTGGCCGTGGTGATCGTGGATGGCCAGCAGGGGGTCACCGCCGCCGACGAATCCATCGCCGAGTGGCTGCGGAGCCAGTCGGTGCCGGTGCTGCTGGGGGTGAACAAATGCGAGTCCCCCGACCAGGGCCTGGCCATGGCGGCCGACTTCTGGGGCCTGGGCCTGGGCGAACCCCACCCGATCTCCGCCATCCACGGCGCCGGCACCGGCGACCTGCTCGACCGGGTGATCAGCTTCCTGCCGGCCACCACCGAGACCGATGAGGCCGAGCCGATCCAGCTGGCGATCATCGGCCGCCCCAATGTCGGCAAGTCGAGCCTGCTCAATGCCATCTGCGGCGAGAACCGGGCCATCGTCAGCCCGATCCGCGGCACCACCCGCGACACCATCGACACCACCCTTGAGCGGGAGGGGCTCACCTGGAAGCTGCTCGACACGGCCGGCATCCGGCGCCGCCGCAGTGTCGATTACGGCCCGGAGTACTTCGGCATCACCCGCAGCTTCAAGGCGATCGAGCGCAGCGATGTCTGTGTGCTCGTGATCGACGCCCTTGACGGCGTCACCGAGCAGGACCAGCGCCTGGCGGGCCGCATCGAGGAGGACGGCCGCGCCTGTGCGGTGGTTGTCAACAAGTGGGACCTGATCGAGAAGGACAGCCACACCATGAGCGCCATGGAGAAGGAACTGCGCGCCAAGCTCTACTTCCTCGACTGGGCGCCGATGCTGTTCACCTCCGCCCTCACCGGCCAGCGGGTGGAAAGCATCTTCGCCATCGCCGCGGTGGCCGTGGAGCAGCACCGTCGCCGGGTGAGCACCTCGGTGGTGAACGAAGTCCTGCAGGAGGCCCTGCGCTGGCGCTCGCCCCCCACCACCCGCGGCGGCCGCCAGGGCCGGCTCTACTACGGCACCCAGGTGGCGACCCGCCCCCCCAGCTTCACCCTGTTCGTCAACGATCCCAAGCTGTTCGGTGACACCTACCGCCGCTATGTCGAGCGCCAGATCCGCGAGGCCCTGGGCTTCGAGGGATCGCCGGTGCGTCTGTTCTGGCGCGGCAAGCAGCAGCGCGATGCTGAGAAGGAGCAGGCCCGCCAGCAGAGCCGGGGCGGCTGA
- a CDS encoding DUF1823 family protein, which translates to MPCAALDAAAAPAPGPDAAQAPFPLSRPLLEAVLADRTSDRFVCRLIWPRLGYRPDAEDLHWQAGPDTPPSWAEAFPQAPELIAERPASVRLTRSIPTEHKQLLKQQLGFAGYRIGGLYPRRTRRATAVNWLLAHLAERGEPLSEEGPLPPLLEPPSDPVAGHPGDPPVG; encoded by the coding sequence ATGCCTTGCGCCGCTTTGGACGCTGCCGCCGCCCCCGCCCCCGGCCCTGATGCCGCCCAGGCGCCGTTTCCACTCAGCCGCCCGCTTCTGGAAGCGGTGCTGGCCGACCGCACCAGCGACCGCTTCGTGTGCCGGCTGATCTGGCCGCGGCTGGGCTACCGCCCCGACGCCGAGGACCTCCACTGGCAGGCCGGACCCGATACCCCACCCTCCTGGGCCGAGGCCTTTCCCCAGGCGCCGGAGCTGATCGCCGAGCGACCGGCGAGTGTGCGTCTCACCCGCTCGATTCCCACCGAGCACAAGCAACTGCTCAAGCAGCAGCTGGGCTTCGCCGGCTATCGCATCGGCGGGCTCTATCCCCGCCGCACCCGCCGTGCCACGGCGGTGAACTGGCTGCTGGCCCACCTGGCTGAGCGGGGCGAACCTCTGAGCGAGGAAGGCCCGCTGCCGCCGCTGCTGGAACCGCCCAGCGACCCGGTGGCCGGCCACCCCGGGGATCCACCGGTGGGTTGA
- the dusB gene encoding tRNA dihydrouridine synthase DusB, with amino-acid sequence MPIPTAHACPTGPLRLDGNGTDRLLTCRVLQSPLAGVSDGIFRALVRRWAPDALLFTEMVNATALELGHGGAKMAALDQDPGPVGVQLFDHRPDAMAEAARRAEGAGAWLIDINMGCPVRKIARKGGGSGLLRQPDLALRIVAAVAAAVRVPVTVKTRLGWCGASADPVGFALALQNSGARALTLHGRTREQGFSGKADWGAIGQVKAALRIPLIANGDITSPEDALRCLAITGADGVMVGRGSLGRPWLVGRIAAALTGRPLPPEPDSRDRIALAREHLEALVAARGDQGLLIARKHLGWTCQGFAGAAQLRQELMVAPGLESALELLQRAEAGLDITAPGPCPAGPGCR; translated from the coding sequence ATGCCCATTCCCACCGCCCACGCCTGTCCCACCGGCCCCCTGCGCCTGGACGGCAACGGCACCGACAGGCTGCTCACCTGCCGGGTGCTGCAGTCGCCCCTGGCGGGGGTGAGCGACGGGATTTTCCGCGCCCTGGTGCGTCGCTGGGCCCCTGACGCCCTCCTGTTCACGGAGATGGTGAATGCCACGGCCCTGGAGCTGGGCCACGGCGGCGCCAAGATGGCCGCCCTCGACCAGGATCCCGGTCCCGTCGGGGTGCAGCTGTTCGACCACCGGCCCGACGCCATGGCCGAGGCGGCCCGCCGGGCCGAGGGCGCCGGGGCCTGGCTGATCGACATCAACATGGGCTGTCCGGTGCGCAAGATCGCCCGCAAGGGGGGCGGCAGCGGCCTGCTGCGCCAGCCGGATCTGGCCCTGCGGATCGTCGCGGCGGTGGCGGCGGCGGTGCGGGTGCCGGTGACGGTGAAGACCCGGCTGGGCTGGTGCGGAGCCAGTGCTGATCCGGTGGGCTTCGCCCTGGCCCTGCAGAACTCCGGCGCCCGCGCCCTGACCCTGCACGGCCGCACCCGGGAGCAGGGGTTCTCAGGCAAGGCCGACTGGGGCGCGATCGGACAGGTGAAGGCGGCCCTGCGGATTCCGCTGATCGCCAACGGCGACATCACCAGCCCGGAAGACGCCCTGCGCTGCCTGGCGATCACCGGCGCCGACGGGGTGATGGTGGGACGGGGCAGCCTGGGGCGCCCCTGGCTGGTGGGGCGCATCGCCGCGGCCCTCACCGGCCGGCCCCTGCCCCCCGAGCCGGACAGCCGCGACCGCATCGCCCTGGCCCGGGAGCACCTGGAGGCCCTGGTGGCCGCCCGCGGTGATCAGGGCCTGCTGATCGCCCGCAAGCACCTGGGCTGGACCTGCCAGGGCTTCGCCGGCGCGGCCCAGCTGCGCCAGGAGCTGATGGTCGCCCCCGGCCTGGAGAGCGCCCTGGAGCTGCTGCAGCGGGCGGAGGCGGGGCTGGACATCACTGCCCCAGGGCCATGCCCAGCAGGTCCCGGCTGCCGCTGA
- a CDS encoding DUF4079 domain-containing protein, whose amino-acid sequence MPAAGMTATDWFALLHPVVIILFVYPVVGATIRLGILARERRLDINPLPPTVGVEHTDHGRWVTSGVVVAVLIAMAATYVRGGAIGSSGSGVALLLAGVGCLVSCLALWRAKGAGLRAGFALICWLGLLTLGAQPALWHLGRSPFDGSVWGSHYWSGVLLCGLLLFAMAAAPETLRSPRMRRLHVSAAFLTALLLAVQAISGSRDLLGMALGQ is encoded by the coding sequence ATGCCTGCCGCCGGCATGACCGCCACCGACTGGTTCGCCCTGCTGCACCCGGTGGTGATCATCCTGTTCGTCTACCCGGTGGTGGGCGCCACCATCCGGCTGGGGATCCTGGCGCGGGAACGGCGCCTCGACATCAACCCCCTGCCGCCGACGGTGGGGGTGGAGCACACCGACCACGGCCGCTGGGTGACCTCGGGCGTGGTGGTGGCGGTGCTGATCGCCATGGCGGCCACCTACGTCAGGGGTGGCGCCATCGGCAGCAGCGGCTCAGGTGTGGCCCTGCTGCTGGCCGGTGTGGGCTGCCTGGTGAGCTGCCTGGCCCTGTGGCGGGCCAAGGGCGCCGGGCTGCGGGCCGGTTTCGCCCTGATCTGCTGGCTGGGGCTGCTGACCCTGGGAGCCCAGCCCGCCCTGTGGCACCTGGGCCGCAGTCCCTTCGACGGTTCGGTGTGGGGGTCCCACTACTGGAGCGGGGTGCTGCTCTGCGGCCTGCTGCTGTTCGCCATGGCGGCGGCCCCCGAGACCCTGCGCTCCCCCCGCATGCGGCGGCTGCACGTCAGCGCCGCCTTCCTGACGGCCCTGCTGCTGGCGGTCCAGGCCATCAGCGGCAGCCGGGACCTGCTGGGCATGGCCCTGGGGCAGTGA
- the cobI gene encoding precorrin-2 C(20)-methyltransferase has translation MGVGPGDPNLLTVAAVRAIESAHTVAYPVAREGAVGMAASVAQPWIAPGQRRLPLVFPMVAAAEPRRQAWQDAADRLAAEVAGGRAVVLLCEGDVSLFASSSYVLLALRQRHPALPVRLIPGISAVAAAAAAGAWPLALQQEGLLIRPTPEQPQELEQLLDQAAGGGWVLALLKLGGRWPWVRPLLAERGLLADALFAQRVGWPDQRLCPATEVPAAEVPYFSLLLVRQGWPAVLP, from the coding sequence GTGGGGGTGGGTCCCGGTGACCCGAACCTGCTCACCGTCGCTGCGGTGCGCGCCATCGAATCCGCCCACACCGTGGCCTACCCGGTCGCCCGCGAAGGGGCCGTGGGCATGGCGGCCAGCGTGGCCCAACCCTGGATCGCTCCGGGACAGCGGCGACTGCCCCTGGTGTTTCCGATGGTGGCGGCGGCCGAGCCCCGCCGGCAGGCCTGGCAGGACGCCGCCGACCGCCTGGCCGCCGAGGTGGCTGGCGGGCGAGCGGTGGTGCTGCTCTGCGAGGGCGATGTGTCGCTGTTCGCCAGCAGCAGTTATGTGTTGCTGGCCCTGCGGCAGCGCCATCCCGCCCTGCCGGTGCGCCTGATCCCGGGCATCAGCGCCGTGGCTGCGGCCGCCGCCGCCGGGGCCTGGCCCCTGGCGCTGCAGCAGGAGGGGCTGCTGATCCGCCCCACCCCGGAGCAACCACAGGAGCTGGAGCAGCTGCTGGACCAGGCGGCGGGAGGGGGCTGGGTGCTGGCCCTGTTGAAGCTGGGGGGCCGCTGGCCCTGGGTGCGCCCCCTGCTGGCCGAGCGGGGTCTGCTGGCGGACGCCTTGTTTGCCCAGCGGGTGGGCTGGCCCGACCAGCGGCTCTGCCCGGCTACCGAGGTGCCCGCCGCCGAGGTCCCCTACTTCTCCCTGTTGCTGGTTCGGCAGGGGTGGCCGGCGGTGCTTCCATGA
- a CDS encoding acireductone dioxygenase encodes MTHLVIRSATGGSHEAPLVQSSDGEVIARELGARGVRFERWATPVALAADADQAAILAAYAAEIARVQADGGYRTVDAIRLGPDHPEREALRAKFLSEHTHAEDEVRFFVEGRGLFCLHIAGEVVQVVCEQGDWIGVPAGTRHWFDTGERPSFCALRFFNNSEGWVASFTGDPIAARFPLLEQVLAAAA; translated from the coding sequence ATGACCCATCTGGTGATCCGCTCCGCCACAGGCGGCAGCCACGAGGCTCCCCTTGTGCAGAGCAGCGACGGCGAGGTGATCGCCCGCGAACTGGGGGCCCGGGGCGTGCGCTTCGAGCGCTGGGCCACACCCGTGGCCCTGGCGGCGGACGCCGACCAGGCGGCGATCCTGGCTGCCTACGCCGCTGAGATCGCCCGGGTCCAGGCCGACGGGGGTTACCGCACGGTGGATGCCATCCGGCTCGGCCCCGACCACCCGGAGCGGGAGGCCCTGCGGGCCAAATTCCTCTCCGAGCACACCCACGCCGAAGACGAGGTGCGCTTCTTCGTCGAGGGCCGCGGACTGTTCTGTCTTCACATCGCCGGCGAGGTGGTGCAGGTGGTGTGCGAACAGGGCGACTGGATCGGCGTGCCCGCCGGCACCCGCCACTGGTTCGACACCGGCGAGCGTCCGTCCTTCTGCGCCCTGCGCTTCTTCAACAACAGCGAGGGGTGGGTGGCCAGCTTCACCGGCGACCCGATCGCGGCCCGCTTCCCGCTGCTGGAGCAGGTGCTCGCCGCCGCGGCCTGA
- a CDS encoding tRNA-(ms[2]io[6]A)-hydroxylase, which yields MSGASLPVAAARVRWLAAPSSAAWLEQALAHPELLLIDHAHCERKAAGAALQLMFRYPSDGELAAVLSPLAREELEHFERVQALLERRGLGLRALAAPPYGAALAALVRRTEPERMLDSFLVAGLIEARSHERMALLAAHSPDPELRDLYADLLASEARHFGLYWVLCERRWPRPVLAERLAALAQQEAVILATLHPQPRMHS from the coding sequence ATGAGCGGCGCTTCCCTGCCGGTGGCGGCGGCCCGGGTGAGGTGGCTGGCCGCCCCCAGCAGCGCGGCCTGGCTGGAGCAGGCCCTGGCCCACCCCGAGCTGCTGCTGATTGACCATGCCCACTGCGAGCGCAAGGCGGCCGGCGCCGCCTTGCAGCTGATGTTCCGCTACCCCTCCGACGGGGAGCTGGCCGCGGTGCTCAGCCCCCTGGCCCGGGAGGAACTGGAACACTTCGAGCGGGTGCAGGCCCTGCTGGAGCGCCGGGGCCTCGGCCTGCGGGCCCTGGCCGCCCCGCCCTACGGCGCCGCCCTGGCGGCCCTGGTGCGGCGGACGGAGCCGGAGCGGATGCTCGACAGCTTCCTGGTGGCGGGCCTGATTGAAGCCCGCAGCCACGAGCGCATGGCCCTGTTGGCCGCCCACAGCCCCGACCCGGAGCTGCGGGACCTCTACGCCGACCTGCTGGCCAGTGAGGCCCGCCATTTCGGCCTCTACTGGGTGCTGTGCGAACGGCGCTGGCCCAGGCCGGTGCTGGCCGAACGCCTCGCGGCCCTGGCCCAGCAGGAGGCGGTGATCCTGGCCACCCTCCATCCCCAGCCGCGCATGCACAGCTGA
- the aroQ gene encoding type II 3-dehydroquinate dehydratase, with protein sequence MRLLVLHGPNLNLLGQREPGLYGSSTLAAIDAALEQQASELGVELACFQSNHEGALVDRVQQAGTCDGILINAAAYTHTSVAIRDALLAVAVPFVEVHLSNVHARELFRHRSLLADRALGVICGFGPTSYRLALEGLVAHLRAAA encoded by the coding sequence ATGCGCCTGCTCGTGCTCCACGGCCCCAACCTCAACCTGCTTGGTCAGCGGGAGCCCGGCCTCTACGGCAGCAGCACCCTGGCGGCCATCGATGCGGCCCTGGAGCAGCAGGCCTCGGAGCTGGGGGTGGAACTGGCCTGCTTCCAGAGCAACCACGAGGGGGCTCTGGTCGACCGCGTCCAGCAGGCCGGCACCTGTGACGGCATCCTGATCAATGCCGCCGCCTACACCCACACTTCGGTGGCGATCCGCGATGCCCTGCTGGCCGTGGCCGTGCCGTTCGTGGAGGTGCACCTGAGCAACGTGCATGCCCGGGAACTCTTCCGCCATCGCTCGCTGCTGGCCGATCGGGCCCTGGGGGTCATCTGCGGCTTCGGCCCCACCAGCTACCGCCTCGCCCTCGAGGGCCTGGTGGCCCATCTGCGGGCGGCGGCATGA